One window from the genome of Lysobacter helvus encodes:
- a CDS encoding putative peptide maturation dehydrogenase translates to MRVRRCAVLWLEPRETAQFQLEDLLSGGTGIVSQVGWRAHAPQFDEALPVDEDDVLLLGRLSPVDWIDDGPLRAKHGAARLRTLLRAGLLIGQGKAWRAQRLADDELRAQHWYGLSAVAHARSRWVGLDAAREVAEAGMDTAAGLRKHYGPPPPTLMERGPADERVRLPRAVPTALDALFDQRSTCRNFDTEAVLSQVQFAHVVERVFSARGQVHGADDFNMLKKTSPSGGAMHPTEAYFIVHRVEGLAPGLYHYHSVEHALQPLPWEGTPEALRAFARLAVGGQHWFSDSPVQVALVPRFARNYWKYQNHPKAYRVAILDIGHLSQTLLVTATELGLGAYITAAINEVDIEQAFGLTSYVESPLAVCGFGLRADTMTTSEFDPNRKIWPRKPK, encoded by the coding sequence ATGCGCGTGCGGCGCTGTGCGGTGTTGTGGCTCGAGCCGAGGGAGACAGCACAGTTCCAACTGGAGGACCTGCTTTCCGGAGGCACTGGCATCGTGAGCCAAGTCGGCTGGCGAGCGCACGCACCGCAGTTCGACGAAGCATTGCCGGTGGACGAGGACGACGTGCTGTTGCTCGGCCGGCTCAGTCCCGTGGATTGGATCGACGATGGTCCCCTGCGCGCAAAACACGGCGCCGCCAGGCTGCGCACCTTGCTGCGTGCCGGCCTGTTGATCGGCCAGGGGAAGGCGTGGCGCGCCCAGCGACTCGCCGATGACGAATTGCGTGCCCAGCATTGGTACGGCTTGTCGGCCGTAGCCCACGCCAGGTCTCGATGGGTCGGGTTGGACGCGGCCCGGGAAGTGGCCGAAGCCGGCATGGATACGGCGGCCGGCCTGCGCAAACACTACGGACCGCCGCCCCCGACGCTCATGGAGCGCGGCCCCGCCGACGAACGCGTGCGCTTGCCGCGCGCGGTCCCGACCGCGCTTGATGCACTCTTCGACCAAAGGAGCACCTGTCGCAACTTCGATACCGAAGCCGTTCTGTCGCAGGTGCAGTTCGCACATGTCGTCGAACGTGTCTTTTCCGCACGCGGGCAGGTGCATGGCGCCGACGATTTCAACATGCTGAAGAAAACCAGCCCGTCTGGCGGCGCAATGCATCCGACGGAAGCGTATTTCATCGTGCATCGCGTCGAAGGACTTGCTCCCGGGCTATATCACTACCACTCGGTCGAACATGCGCTGCAACCATTGCCGTGGGAAGGCACCCCTGAAGCGTTGCGCGCCTTCGCGCGCCTGGCCGTCGGAGGTCAGCACTGGTTTTCGGACTCGCCAGTCCAGGTTGCGCTGGTGCCGCGTTTCGCGCGCAACTACTGGAAATACCAGAACCATCCCAAGGCGTATCGCGTTGCGATCCTGGACATCGGGCACCTCTCCCAGACGCTGCTGGTCACGGCGACCGAGCTTGGACTTGGCGCCTACATCACAGCGGCCATCAACGAGGTCGACATCGAACAGGCCTTCGGCCTGACAAGCTACGTGGAAAGCCCACTGGCGGTCTGCGGCTTCGGCCTCCGCGCGGACACGATGACGACCTCGGAGTTCGATCCCAACCGCAAGATCTGGCCGCGCAAACCGAAGTGA